A single genomic interval of Camelina sativa cultivar DH55 chromosome 11, Cs, whole genome shotgun sequence harbors:
- the LOC104721202 gene encoding ATP-dependent DNA helicase Q-like 3 isoform X2, whose translation MALKEKGIAAEYLSSTQATLVRNKIHEDLDSGKPSVRLLYVTPELIATKGFMLKLRKLHSRGLLNLIAIDEAHCISSWGHDFRLSYRQLSTLRDSLADVPVLALTATAAPKVQKDVIDSLSLRNPLVLKSSFNRPNVFYEVRYKDLIDNAYTDLGNLLKSCGSICAIIYCLERTTCDDLSVHLASIGISSAAYHAGLNSKLRSTVLDDWLSSKKQVFVATVAFGMGIDKKDVRMVCHFNIPKSMESFYQESGRAGRDQLPSRSVLYYGVDDRKKMEFLLRNSENKKSQSSKKPTSDFEQIVKYCEGSGCRRKKILESFGEEFPAQQCKKTCDACKHPNQVAHSLEELMNTASRRHSSSRIFITSSNKMTNEGHYSEFWNRNEDGSNSDEEISDSDDAKSLAGPKLSKKLGLDEKLVLLEQAEEKYYERNKQVKKSEKNAISEVLRESSKQRLLDELTRVLQQLASVKEIDSQKACEFLENECYRKYSKAGKSFYYSQIASTVRWLGTASRDDLMTRLSSVVSSGGGEPIKEPLLVEHSENVEEEDDGKINTTESHDEMTQELVVSPSRSPIKLPHVPSFSEFVNRRKIKLNTSADKSSEGFDDNKPAKIMKLQ comes from the exons ATGGCGCTCAAGGAGAAAGGTATTGCTGCTGAGTATCTCTCTTCCACCCAAGCTACACTTGTTAGGAACAAG atacATGAAGACCTTGATTCTGGAAAACCCTCAGTAAGATTGCTCTATGTTACTCCAGAATTGATCGCGACGAAAGGATTTATGTTGAAGCTGAGAAAACTCCATTCTAGGGGTTTACTAAATCTTATAGCTATAGACGAG GCACATTGCATCTCATCATGGGGCCACGACTTCAG ACTTAGTTATCGTCAACTTTCAACCTTGAGAGATTCTTTGGCAGATGTTCCAGTGTTGGCCCTAACTGCTACTGCTGCTCCTAA gGTACAAAAGGATGTTATCGACTCCTTGAGTTTGCGGAATCCTTTGGTCCTCAAGTCTTCTTTCAATCGCCCAAATGTCTTCTATGAAG TTCGGTATAAAGATCTTATAGATAATGCATATACTGATCTGGGCAACTTGCTCAAGTCTTGTGGAAGTATTTGTGCAATTATATATTGCCTTGAGCGTACGACTTGTGATGACTTGTCTGTTCATCTCGCCAGTATTGGGATCTCTTCTGCTG CCTATCATGCAGGACTCAATAGCAAACTGAGGAGTACTGTTTTAGATGATTGGCTGTCCTCAAAGAAGCAAGTTTTTGTTGCCACAGTGGCTTTCGG AATG GGTATAGATAAGAAGGACGTCAGAATGGTTTGTCATTTTAACATTCCAAAATCAATGGAATCTTTCTATCAAGAGTCTGGTAGAGCAGGTCGGGATCAATTACCCTCAAGAAGTGTACTATATTATGGTGTAGATGACAGAAAGAAAATG GAATTTCTGCTGCGGAATTCGGAGAACAAAAAATCCCAATCCTCTAAGAAGCCTACATCTGACTTTGAACAG ATTGTGAAATACTGCGAAGGTTCTGGATGCCGAAGAAAAAAGATTCTAGAGAGCTTTGGTGAAGAG TTTCCTGCGCAGCAATGCAAAAAAACGTGTGATGCATGTAAGCATCCAAATCAAGTTGCTCATTCCTTGGAGGAGCTCATGAACACTGCCTCTCGAAGACACAGTTCTTCTCGAATTTTCATCACCAG CTCGAACAAAATGACCAATGAGGGACATTACTCTGAGTTTTGGAATCGTAATGAAGATGGAAGCAATTCCGATGAGGAAATTTCAGATTCAGATG ATGCCAAGAGCCTAGCAGGACCTAAACTATCGAAAAAATTGGGACTAGACGAGAAACTGGTTTTACTAGAGCAAGCTGAGGAAAAGTACTACGAAAGGAACAAACAG GTCAAAAAGTCGGAGAAGAACGCAATATCTGAAGTACTAAGGGAATCCAGCAAGCAGAGACTCTTGGATGAGTTGACACGAGTACTTCAGCAGCTCGCCAGTGTTAAGGA GATTGATTCCCAGAAAGCATGCGAGTTTCTTGAAAACGAATGCTATAGAAAATATAGCAAAGCAGGGAAATCGTTTTACTACTCGCAGATAGCTAGTACTGTTAGATGGTTAGGAACCGCAAGCAGAGATGACCTAATGACCCGACTTAGCTCAGTGGTCAGTTCAGGTGGAGGAGAACCAATAAAAGAGCCGTTACTGGTAGAACATTCTGAAAAcgtagaggaagaagacgatggcAAGATTAACACTACCGAGTCACATGATGAAATGACGCAAGAGCTAGTGGTGAGTCCAAGCCGTTCGCCTATAAAGCTTCCACATGTTCCGTCATTCTCAGAGTTCGTCAACAGGAGAAAAATTAAGCTAAACACATCGGCAGATAAATCTTCTGAAGGTTTTGATGACAACAAACCGGCAAAGATAATGAAgcttcagtaa
- the LOC104721202 gene encoding ATP-dependent DNA helicase Q-like 3 isoform X1 — protein sequence MKKSPLPVQNVQRSDKNVAGKEALVKLLRWHFGHADFRGKQLEAIQAVVSGRDCFCLMPTGGGKSICYQIPALAKPGIVLVVSPLIALMENQVMALKEKGIAAEYLSSTQATLVRNKIHEDLDSGKPSVRLLYVTPELIATKGFMLKLRKLHSRGLLNLIAIDEAHCISSWGHDFRLSYRQLSTLRDSLADVPVLALTATAAPKVQKDVIDSLSLRNPLVLKSSFNRPNVFYEVRYKDLIDNAYTDLGNLLKSCGSICAIIYCLERTTCDDLSVHLASIGISSAAYHAGLNSKLRSTVLDDWLSSKKQVFVATVAFGMGIDKKDVRMVCHFNIPKSMESFYQESGRAGRDQLPSRSVLYYGVDDRKKMEFLLRNSENKKSQSSKKPTSDFEQIVKYCEGSGCRRKKILESFGEEFPAQQCKKTCDACKHPNQVAHSLEELMNTASRRHSSSRIFITSSNKMTNEGHYSEFWNRNEDGSNSDEEISDSDDAKSLAGPKLSKKLGLDEKLVLLEQAEEKYYERNKQVKKSEKNAISEVLRESSKQRLLDELTRVLQQLASVKEIDSQKACEFLENECYRKYSKAGKSFYYSQIASTVRWLGTASRDDLMTRLSSVVSSGGGEPIKEPLLVEHSENVEEEDDGKINTTESHDEMTQELVVSPSRSPIKLPHVPSFSEFVNRRKIKLNTSADKSSEGFDDNKPAKIMKLQ from the exons ATGAAGAAATCGCCGTTGCCGGTGCAGAATGTGCAGCGCTCCGATAAGAATGTAGCCGGGAAAGAAGCATTGGTTAAGCTTTTGAGATGGCATTTTGGTCACGCAGATTTCAGAGGGAAGCAATTGGAGGCTATTCAAGCTGTTGTATCTG GAAGAGATTGCTTTTGTTTGATGCCGACGGGAGGAGGGAAATCGATTTGTTATCAGATACCTGCATTAGCTAAACCTGGAATCGTCCTTGTTGTTTCTCCTTTGattg CTTTGATG GAAAATCAAGTAATGGCGCTCAAGGAGAAAGGTATTGCTGCTGAGTATCTCTCTTCCACCCAAGCTACACTTGTTAGGAACAAG atacATGAAGACCTTGATTCTGGAAAACCCTCAGTAAGATTGCTCTATGTTACTCCAGAATTGATCGCGACGAAAGGATTTATGTTGAAGCTGAGAAAACTCCATTCTAGGGGTTTACTAAATCTTATAGCTATAGACGAG GCACATTGCATCTCATCATGGGGCCACGACTTCAG ACTTAGTTATCGTCAACTTTCAACCTTGAGAGATTCTTTGGCAGATGTTCCAGTGTTGGCCCTAACTGCTACTGCTGCTCCTAA gGTACAAAAGGATGTTATCGACTCCTTGAGTTTGCGGAATCCTTTGGTCCTCAAGTCTTCTTTCAATCGCCCAAATGTCTTCTATGAAG TTCGGTATAAAGATCTTATAGATAATGCATATACTGATCTGGGCAACTTGCTCAAGTCTTGTGGAAGTATTTGTGCAATTATATATTGCCTTGAGCGTACGACTTGTGATGACTTGTCTGTTCATCTCGCCAGTATTGGGATCTCTTCTGCTG CCTATCATGCAGGACTCAATAGCAAACTGAGGAGTACTGTTTTAGATGATTGGCTGTCCTCAAAGAAGCAAGTTTTTGTTGCCACAGTGGCTTTCGG AATG GGTATAGATAAGAAGGACGTCAGAATGGTTTGTCATTTTAACATTCCAAAATCAATGGAATCTTTCTATCAAGAGTCTGGTAGAGCAGGTCGGGATCAATTACCCTCAAGAAGTGTACTATATTATGGTGTAGATGACAGAAAGAAAATG GAATTTCTGCTGCGGAATTCGGAGAACAAAAAATCCCAATCCTCTAAGAAGCCTACATCTGACTTTGAACAG ATTGTGAAATACTGCGAAGGTTCTGGATGCCGAAGAAAAAAGATTCTAGAGAGCTTTGGTGAAGAG TTTCCTGCGCAGCAATGCAAAAAAACGTGTGATGCATGTAAGCATCCAAATCAAGTTGCTCATTCCTTGGAGGAGCTCATGAACACTGCCTCTCGAAGACACAGTTCTTCTCGAATTTTCATCACCAG CTCGAACAAAATGACCAATGAGGGACATTACTCTGAGTTTTGGAATCGTAATGAAGATGGAAGCAATTCCGATGAGGAAATTTCAGATTCAGATG ATGCCAAGAGCCTAGCAGGACCTAAACTATCGAAAAAATTGGGACTAGACGAGAAACTGGTTTTACTAGAGCAAGCTGAGGAAAAGTACTACGAAAGGAACAAACAG GTCAAAAAGTCGGAGAAGAACGCAATATCTGAAGTACTAAGGGAATCCAGCAAGCAGAGACTCTTGGATGAGTTGACACGAGTACTTCAGCAGCTCGCCAGTGTTAAGGA GATTGATTCCCAGAAAGCATGCGAGTTTCTTGAAAACGAATGCTATAGAAAATATAGCAAAGCAGGGAAATCGTTTTACTACTCGCAGATAGCTAGTACTGTTAGATGGTTAGGAACCGCAAGCAGAGATGACCTAATGACCCGACTTAGCTCAGTGGTCAGTTCAGGTGGAGGAGAACCAATAAAAGAGCCGTTACTGGTAGAACATTCTGAAAAcgtagaggaagaagacgatggcAAGATTAACACTACCGAGTCACATGATGAAATGACGCAAGAGCTAGTGGTGAGTCCAAGCCGTTCGCCTATAAAGCTTCCACATGTTCCGTCATTCTCAGAGTTCGTCAACAGGAGAAAAATTAAGCTAAACACATCGGCAGATAAATCTTCTGAAGGTTTTGATGACAACAAACCGGCAAAGATAATGAAgcttcagtaa
- the LOC104721203 gene encoding F-box protein At4g35733 has protein sequence MSKVIEWSDLPGDLLDYIANGLFSKVELVRFRSICKTWRSSVVTNEKRFRNHINRNRRRRLSSYDSRRCLLSPAALCRVIHSSRPEKGWLILTQGIYGVSSKSKLLSPLSRNSIVGSSSGKTLDLLKFTVSEIHQSYDVDQYEYDWSSVSSYKFARVVLVGDLVFIVNCNKQIWWCNSSETDKPWARIMDEEVKNFSDILLHKGHLYALDLNGAIWWISLSELNIFQYGPSTPLEYYEIDDCKDKRLVVYCGDLCIVHRFGKIFTVKGVKVERTTGFKVYKMDVENIKWVEVKSLGDKAIVMATDSCFSLLAREYYGCLENSIYFIDKVGKNDVEVFKLGDGSITKMADDSSQSCFQMLIPSFV, from the coding sequence ATGAGTAAAGTCATCGAGTGGTCTGATTTACCCGGAGACCTCCTTGACTATATAGCCAACGGTCTCTTCTCCAAAGTCGAGCTTGTACGATTCCGTAGCATCTGCAAAACATGGCGTTCATCTGTGGTGACGAACGAAAAGCGTTTTCGCAACCACATAAATCGCAACCGTAGACGCCGTCTTTCGTCCTATGATTCTAGAAGGTGTCTGCTCTCTCCCGCAGCTCTCTGTCGTGTGATTCACTCGTCACGTCCGGAAAAAGGATGGCTTATCCTAACCCAAGGTATCTATGGTGTCTCCTCTAAATCGAAACTCCTTTCTCCCCTCTCTCGTAACTCCATCGTCGGCTCTTCTTCCGGCAAAACCCTCGACCTTTTGAAGTTCACGGTTTCAGAGATTCATCAATCCTATGACGTTGATCAATACGAGTATGATTGGTCTAGCGTTTCATCATATAAGTTCGCTAGAGTTGTTCTAGTAGGGGATCTGGTTTTTATAGTTAATTGCAACAAGCAAATCTGGTGGTGCAATAGTAGCGAAACTGATAAACCTTGGGCAAGAATCATGGATGAAGAAGTTAAAAACTTCTCGGATATACTACTTCACAAAGGTCATCTTTATGCCTTGGACTTAAACGGCGCAATTTGGTGGATTAGTTTATCTGAGCTCAACATATTTCAATACGGTCCATCGACTCCACTGGAATACTACGAGATTGATGATTGCAAAGACAAGAGGCTGGTGGTGTATTGTGGAGACCTTTGCATTGTTCATCGTTTCGGTAAGATATTTACCGTAAAGGGAGTTAAGGTAGAAAGGACCACTGGTTTTAAGGTTTATAAGATGGACGTGGAAAATATTAAATGGGTTGAGGTTAAGtctttgggagataaagctATTGTGATGGCCACGGATAGCTGTTTCTCTCTCTTGGCTAGAGAGTATTATGGATGTTTGGAGAATTCCATCTATTTTATAGACAAGGTAGGGAAAAACGACGTTGAAGTGTTCAAGCTTGGTGATGGTAGTATTACTAAAATGGCTGATGATTCTTCTCAGAGTTGTTTTCAGATGCTTAttccttcttttgtttga
- the LOC104721204 gene encoding uncharacterized protein LOC104721204: protein MTAAGVASAQTKKLMKFSLSLFRRGFNSSKCKTAAKMAVARIKLLRNKRQVVVKQMRRDIAVLLQSGQDATARIRVEHVIREQNIQAANELIELFCELIVSRLTIITKQKQCPVDLKEGIASLIFAAPRCSEIPELGDLRDIFEKKYGKDFVSAATDLRPSCGVNRMLIDKLSVRNPGGEYKLKIMKEIAKEFQVDWDTTETEQELLKPEEESIGGPRKFVSASSLPVNRAASNEPIDRTKAVPRSSSSTSISTHYHDTESAAEAATELAKQAVAAAQVASLLATRRDSTKEFSVSSDHSTYQKDSQYMDHHHPGSRRQSRDSETSSYYAKPSAENRGIGRRYSYNNPGVNESEYEEDYTKTEAEAKETMRRRHSYSSSSLPTPPPPATSEIKFDESDYYEEETEPEEPPQARVSSLPPNRAPPQAPQSDESRRDSSGHHVHPKLPDYDMLAARFEAIRHSKGPLI from the exons ATGACGGCGGCTGGAGTAGCCTCTGCGCAGACCAAGAAGCTCATGAAGTTCAGTCTTTCTCTCTTCCGTCGTGGCTTTAACTCCTCTAAATG CAAAACGGCGGCGAAGATGGCTGTGGCTCGGATTAAGCTACTGAGGAACAAGAGACAAGTTGTGGTGAAGCAGATGAGGCGTGACATCGCTGTTCTTCTTCAATCCGGTCAAGATGCAACTGCTCGAATCAGA GTTGAGCATGTGATTAGGGAACAGAACATTCAGGCAGCTAACGAACTCATCGAGCTTTTCTGTGAACTTATTGTTTCTCGACTCACTATCATCACCAAGCAGAA GCAATGTCCTGTGGATCTTAAGGAAGGTATTGCTAGTTTGATTTTCGCTGCGCCTAGATGCTCTGAGATCCCTGAGCTTGGAGATCTCAGAGACATTTTTGAGAAGAAATATGGGAAAGATTTTGTATCTGCTGCTACTGATTTGCGTCCTAGCTGCGGCGTTAACCGGATG TTGATTGATAAGCTTTCGGTTAGAAATCCGGGTGGAGAATACAAACTGAAAATCATGAAGGAAATTGCAAAGGAATTCCAGGTTGATTGGGACACTACAGAGACAGAACAAGAACTTCtcaaacctgaagaagaaagcATT GGCGGGCCACGTAAGTTTGTAAGCGCCTCAAGCTTACCGGTTAATCGTGCAGCTAGCAACGAGCCTATTGATCGTACCAAAGCAGTGCCGAG ATCGAGTAGTAGCACGAGCATCAGCACGCATTATCATGACACTGAGTCAGCAGCGGAAGCAGCTACAGAATTAGCCAAACAGGCAGTTGCAGCAGCACAAGTAGCCTCCTTATTAGCTACCAGAAGAGACAGCACCAAGGAGTTCTCTGTATCTTCCGATCATTCAACATATCAGAAGGATTCACAGTacatggatcatcatcatccaggTTCAAGGAGACAATCACGAGACTCCGAAACAAGTTCATATTACGCAAAACCTAGTGCAGAAAACAGAGGCATCGGTAGAAGATACAGCTACAACAACCCGGGTGTTAATGAATCTGAATACGAGGAAGACTACACCAAGACCGAAGCAGAAGCAAAGGAAACAATGAGGAGGAGACACAGCTACAGCTCTTCATCACTtcctactcctcctcctcctgcaaCTTCTGAGATCAAGTTTGATGAGTCAGACTACTACGAGGAAGAGACAGAGCCAGAAGAACCACCGCAGGCTCGTGTTTCTTCTCTCCCACCAAACCGAGCACCGCCTCAGGCTCCTCAGTCCGATGAGTCCAGACGGGACTCAAGCGGTCACCATGTTCACCCAAAACTACCTGACTATGATATGTTGGCTGCACGTTTTGAAGCAATCAGACACAGTAAAGGCCCGTTGATCTGA